The following are from one region of the Actinopolyspora halophila DSM 43834 genome:
- a CDS encoding mannitol dehydrogenase family protein, translating into MRRLNLQNLTDVSRRSPDGIDPDELTVGIVHFGAGNFHRAHQAVYTEDAMLATGETGWAISAVTQRGPAVRDRLHGQDGLYTVVTRDEAGTTYRVVRSVREVLDGPSETEAVLERIADPAVTVVTLTVTEHAYRLLPGTRRLDTADPGVLADAAGQVPSTVVGRLVTGIRARRAAGAGPLAVVSCDNLDENGPVLRAAVRDFCALLPDGAELAEWIERHVTFPATMVDRIVPATTEEDLAGVEAELGARDEAAVVAEPFIQWVIEDDFPAARPAWEQAGALLVDDVRPYEMTKLRTLNACHSLLAYLGALAGVGTIAETMSVAEFEAVARRLAEDEVAPTLPEIADFEHGSYVDTVLRRFRNPALAHTTQQVASDGSLKIGPRLLGTVEDALRESVVPSAAALAIAAWLRCVLVRRTDGGEPLEVREPAAERIRDSAGGSTGSGVVRPALLAAGVDEALLDDRRFLGPVEQHYDELARSGARETARSVGAA; encoded by the coding sequence ATGCGCCGGTTGAACCTGCAGAACCTCACCGACGTTTCCCGGCGGTCCCCGGACGGGATCGACCCGGACGAGCTCACCGTCGGCATCGTCCACTTCGGAGCGGGCAACTTCCACCGGGCGCACCAGGCCGTCTACACCGAGGACGCGATGCTGGCCACCGGGGAGACCGGGTGGGCGATCAGCGCCGTCACCCAGCGCGGTCCCGCCGTGCGCGACCGGCTGCACGGCCAGGACGGCCTCTACACTGTGGTCACCAGGGACGAGGCGGGGACGACGTACCGGGTGGTGCGTTCCGTCCGCGAGGTGCTGGACGGCCCGTCGGAGACGGAGGCCGTGCTGGAGCGCATCGCCGATCCCGCGGTGACGGTCGTGACGCTGACGGTCACCGAGCACGCCTACCGGCTCCTGCCGGGAACGCGGCGGCTGGACACCGCCGACCCCGGTGTCCTGGCCGACGCCGCGGGGCAGGTTCCATCCACAGTGGTGGGAAGGCTCGTCACCGGGATCCGTGCCCGCCGCGCGGCGGGAGCTGGACCGCTGGCCGTGGTCAGCTGCGACAACCTCGACGAGAACGGCCCGGTGCTGCGTGCGGCGGTTCGCGACTTCTGCGCGCTGCTGCCGGACGGCGCCGAGCTGGCCGAGTGGATCGAGCGGCACGTCACCTTTCCCGCGACGATGGTCGACCGCATCGTGCCCGCCACGACGGAGGAGGACCTCGCCGGGGTGGAGGCCGAGCTGGGTGCGCGCGACGAGGCGGCCGTGGTCGCCGAGCCGTTCATCCAGTGGGTGATCGAGGACGACTTCCCCGCGGCCCGGCCCGCCTGGGAACAGGCAGGCGCCCTGCTGGTCGACGACGTCCGGCCGTACGAGATGACCAAGCTGCGCACGCTCAACGCGTGTCACTCGCTGCTGGCCTACCTGGGCGCGCTGGCCGGTGTCGGGACCATCGCCGAGACGATGTCGGTCGCGGAGTTCGAGGCGGTCGCCAGGAGGCTGGCCGAGGACGAGGTCGCTCCCACGTTGCCCGAGATCGCCGATTTCGAGCACGGCAGCTACGTGGACACGGTGCTGCGCCGCTTCCGGAACCCGGCGCTGGCGCACACCACCCAGCAGGTCGCCTCGGACGGGTCGCTCAAGATCGGGCCGCGGCTGCTCGGAACCGTGGAGGACGCGCTGCGGGAGTCGGTCGTTCCGAGCGCGGCGGCGTTGGCGATCGCGGCCTGGCTGCGCTGCGTGCTCGTGCGGCGGACCGACGGCGGGGAGCCGTTGGAGGTGCGCGAGCCCGCCGCCGAGCGGATCCGGGACAGCGCCGGGGGCAGCACGGGCAGTGGGGTCGTGCGGCCCGCGCTGCTCGCGGCGGGGGTCGACGAGGCGCTGTTGGACGACCGGCGGTTCCTGGGTCCGGTCGAGCAGCACTACGACGAGCTGGCCAGGAGCGGGGCACGGGAGACCGCGCGGAGCGTCGGCGCCGCGTAG
- a CDS encoding sugar kinase, translating to MDYDVIVLGEVLLEVGTSAVFRDGVEARLGCSGDALNAAAAAAAAGARVGLLTRIGDDEVGEGIVARIEELGVDTGLVDRTGGHNGCYLMRADPGGTRGFAYMRRGSAASGLSPDDVRRARLGERARCVLTSGITAALSDTARAAVLAAKESANEFVYDPNHRPALVGSDEAAATLRAVAEGARLVTPSHPGETSALLGCDTPEEAARELRSLGTEAVAVTRGADGVLVEEGSRDGSWSLPPVPATSVVDQTGAGDVFAGTVTARLALGDELPVAVGLATAAASLSVGGRGGTGGIPAIGSTREHLATSSGSVSCAG from the coding sequence ATGGACTACGACGTCATCGTCCTCGGCGAGGTGCTGCTCGAGGTCGGCACGTCCGCGGTGTTCCGGGACGGCGTCGAGGCGCGGTTGGGCTGCTCCGGCGACGCGCTCAACGCGGCTGCGGCCGCGGCTGCGGCCGGGGCGCGCGTCGGCCTGCTGACCAGGATCGGCGACGACGAGGTCGGCGAGGGGATCGTCGCGCGGATCGAGGAGCTCGGCGTGGACACCGGACTGGTCGACAGGACCGGGGGCCACAACGGCTGCTACCTGATGCGAGCCGACCCCGGGGGAACGCGGGGGTTCGCCTACATGAGGCGCGGCAGCGCCGCCAGCGGGTTGAGCCCGGACGACGTTCGGCGGGCGCGGCTCGGCGAACGCGCGCGCTGCGTGCTCACCAGCGGTATCACCGCCGCGCTGTCGGACACCGCCCGGGCGGCGGTGCTGGCGGCCAAGGAGTCCGCCAACGAGTTCGTCTACGACCCGAACCACCGACCCGCGCTGGTCGGCTCGGACGAGGCCGCCGCCACGCTGCGCGCCGTGGCGGAGGGGGCGAGGCTGGTCACTCCGTCGCATCCGGGCGAGACCTCCGCGCTGCTCGGGTGCGACACCCCGGAGGAGGCGGCACGCGAGCTCCGTTCGCTCGGTACCGAGGCGGTGGCCGTCACCCGCGGCGCCGACGGGGTGCTGGTCGAGGAGGGCTCGCGGGACGGTTCGTGGAGCCTTCCGCCCGTGCCCGCGACGAGCGTGGTGGATCAGACGGGTGCCGGGGACGTCTTCGCCGGTACCGTGACCGCTCGACTGGCCCTCGGGGACGAGCTCCCCGTGGCGGTCGGGTTGGCCACGGCCGCCGCGTCGCTGTCGGTCGGGGGACGTGGCGGTACCGGCGGGATCCCGGCGATCGGGAGCACCCGCGAGCACCTGGCTACGAGTTCCGGGAGCGTGTCATGCGCCGGTTGA
- the manD gene encoding D-mannonate dehydratase ManD, whose product MKIVDAKVIVTSPGRNFVTVKITTEDGVTGVGDATLNGREMAVVGYLTEHVCPLLIGREASRIEDTWQYLYKGAYWRRGPVTMTAIAGIDTALWDIKGKVAGLPVYQLLGGRSRDGVMVYGHAQGSTIEETVDEVGRYLERGYRAVRAQTAIPGLPGTYGIGSDGERYEPASSGLPEETPWSTPAYLNHVPELFDRIRREHGYGFHLLHDAHHRMSPNEAAGLAKSLEPFRLFWLEDPTPAEDQTAFRRIREHSTTPLATGEVFNSIHDCERLISERLIDYIRTSVTHAGGITHLRRILSLAELYGVRSGSHGATDLSPVCLAAALHVDTAIPNFGVQEYMPHEERTDEVFPHSYRFADGHLYPSEEPGLGVDIDENAADSHPYEPAYLPVARLHDGSMHDW is encoded by the coding sequence ATGAAGATCGTGGACGCGAAGGTGATCGTCACATCACCGGGGCGCAACTTCGTCACAGTCAAGATCACCACCGAGGACGGGGTCACCGGAGTCGGCGACGCCACGCTCAACGGGCGCGAGATGGCCGTCGTCGGTTATCTCACCGAGCACGTCTGCCCGCTGCTGATCGGCCGCGAGGCGAGCCGCATCGAGGACACCTGGCAGTACCTCTACAAGGGGGCCTACTGGCGGCGCGGGCCGGTCACGATGACCGCGATCGCGGGGATCGACACCGCGCTGTGGGACATCAAGGGCAAGGTGGCGGGACTGCCCGTCTACCAGCTGCTCGGCGGGCGCAGCCGCGACGGGGTGATGGTCTACGGCCACGCCCAGGGCTCCACGATCGAGGAGACCGTGGACGAGGTCGGACGTTACCTCGAACGCGGATACCGGGCGGTGCGCGCGCAGACCGCGATACCGGGGCTGCCCGGTACCTACGGCATCGGTTCGGACGGCGAGCGCTACGAACCGGCTTCCTCCGGGCTGCCGGAGGAGACGCCGTGGTCGACGCCCGCCTACCTCAACCACGTGCCCGAGCTGTTCGACCGGATACGCCGCGAGCACGGTTACGGCTTCCACCTGCTGCACGACGCCCACCACCGGATGAGCCCGAACGAGGCCGCCGGGCTCGCCAAGTCGCTGGAGCCCTTCCGGCTGTTCTGGCTGGAGGACCCGACTCCGGCGGAGGACCAGACGGCGTTCCGCCGGATCCGCGAGCACAGCACCACGCCGCTGGCGACCGGTGAGGTCTTCAACTCCATCCACGACTGCGAGCGGCTGATCTCCGAGAGGTTGATCGACTACATCCGCACCAGCGTCACGCACGCGGGCGGGATCACGCACCTGCGCCGGATCCTGTCGTTGGCCGAGCTCTACGGCGTGCGTTCCGGTTCGCACGGCGCGACCGACCTGTCGCCGGTGTGCCTGGCCGCGGCGCTGCACGTCGACACCGCGATCCCGAACTTCGGCGTTCAGGAGTACATGCCGCACGAGGAGCGGACGGACGAGGTCTTCCCGCACAGCTACCGCTTCGCCGACGGGCACCTGTACCCGAGCGAGGAGCCGGGGCTCGGCGTCGACATCGACGAGAACGCCGCGGACTCCCACCCGTACGAGCCCGCCTACCTGCCCGTGGCGCGGCTGCACGACGGATCGATGCACGATTGGTGA
- a CDS encoding alcohol dehydrogenase catalytic domain-containing protein, producing MSATMSAAVLHGAGDLRVEQRPVPRASAGQALLAVGHVGLCGSDVHYYRDGRNGNNELRAPAVLGHEIGGRVVEVGPEVPDELVDATVVVEPAVPCRYCSLCTAGRYNLCGNGYCLGSPPEDGGLAEYIAVDAAQLHRAPEGLPAAAVPSLEPLAVAVHALRRTGFAPGQSVLVTGAGPVGLLVAQVALAWGARRVTLSDVDESRLETARAVGVERAFRPDELDGLRVERALECSGAVSALDTGVAATVPGGRLGLVGTVPDEAVRARLAPVQRYEIDLVGAFRYAGGFPEAIRLVEDGSVDLVALGTATYPLERAAEALDRASSGTGVKTTVECTTGR from the coding sequence ATGAGCGCGACGATGAGCGCAGCCGTGCTGCACGGTGCGGGGGACCTGCGGGTCGAACAGCGCCCCGTGCCGCGGGCCTCCGCCGGTCAGGCGTTGCTCGCGGTCGGGCACGTGGGGCTGTGCGGTTCCGACGTGCACTACTACCGGGACGGGCGCAACGGGAACAACGAGCTCCGCGCGCCCGCGGTGCTCGGCCACGAGATCGGCGGGAGGGTCGTCGAGGTCGGCCCGGAGGTCCCGGACGAGCTCGTGGACGCGACCGTGGTGGTCGAACCGGCGGTGCCCTGCCGTTACTGCTCGTTGTGCACGGCGGGACGCTACAACCTCTGCGGGAACGGCTACTGCCTCGGATCGCCGCCCGAGGACGGTGGACTGGCCGAGTACATCGCCGTGGACGCCGCACAGCTGCACCGGGCGCCCGAGGGGCTGCCCGCGGCGGCCGTCCCGTCGCTCGAACCGCTGGCCGTCGCGGTGCACGCGCTGCGCCGCACCGGCTTCGCCCCCGGCCAGTCCGTGCTGGTCACCGGGGCCGGGCCGGTCGGCCTGCTGGTGGCCCAGGTCGCGCTCGCCTGGGGCGCCCGCCGGGTGACGTTGTCCGATGTGGACGAATCGCGCCTGGAGACCGCCCGCGCGGTCGGCGTCGAACGCGCCTTCCGCCCGGACGAGCTCGACGGGCTCCGCGTGGAACGCGCGCTGGAGTGCTCCGGGGCGGTGTCCGCACTGGACACCGGTGTGGCGGCGACCGTCCCCGGAGGTCGGTTGGGGCTGGTCGGCACCGTTCCCGACGAGGCGGTGCGGGCGCGCCTGGCTCCGGTGCAGCGCTACGAGATCGACCTCGTGGGCGCGTTCCGGTACGCGGGCGGCTTCCCCGAGGCGATCCGGCTGGTCGAGGACGGATCCGTGGACCTCGTCGCGCTCGGCACGGCGACCTACCCCCTGGAACGCGCTGCCGAGGCCCTCGACCGGGCGAGCAGCGGCACCGGGGTCAAAACGACCGTCGAATGCACCACGGGAAGGTGA
- a CDS encoding Nramp family divalent metal transporter — MTTETSTSARDPYVLTADEVKEPPAGWRGSLRFLGPGLILSASIVGSGELIATTALGAEAGFALLWLVVFSTLVKVAVQVELGRWSIVTGQTALEGYNKVPPRFRGLGWISLLWILMAVVKVLQVGGVVGGLAAALSILMPVGSGPLEFTSLAIWTTVVVVAAIVSLYSNKYTLIERGAVGLTVIFVLITCVIAFGLPFTEVGYGLAEVRTGLSFTIPGGAVGAAIAMFGLTGVTSDEITYYTYWCIEKGYARWVGPNDGSPEWRERARGWIRVMYRDALLSWLVYTVGTMAFFIMGAAVLHPAGLVPEGNDMITTLSHTYTATLGEWASTAYLLGAVAVLGSTLWAALPSWTRVAANAVSVCGGFDWRDTARRTWWMRVFTVVFPITWGAAYLYFSSPVFMVQTGGFIGGVFLIAVTVATWYLRRNEVDEGLRGGRWFSVALTVSSLLIVGLGVYTAIGVFGGAS; from the coding sequence ATGACTACCGAGACGTCCACGTCGGCACGGGATCCCTACGTGCTGACCGCCGATGAAGTGAAGGAACCACCAGCGGGTTGGCGTGGATCGTTGCGCTTCCTGGGGCCGGGGCTGATCCTGAGCGCCTCCATCGTCGGCTCGGGGGAGCTGATCGCCACGACGGCGCTGGGAGCCGAGGCCGGCTTCGCGCTGCTCTGGTTGGTCGTGTTCAGCACGCTGGTCAAGGTGGCGGTGCAGGTCGAGCTCGGACGCTGGTCGATCGTCACCGGGCAGACCGCGCTGGAGGGCTACAACAAGGTGCCGCCGCGTTTCCGCGGCCTCGGCTGGATCAGCCTGCTGTGGATCCTGATGGCGGTCGTCAAGGTGCTTCAGGTCGGCGGGGTCGTCGGCGGTCTGGCCGCGGCCCTGAGCATCCTGATGCCCGTCGGATCCGGCCCGCTGGAGTTCACCTCGCTGGCGATCTGGACCACCGTGGTGGTCGTCGCCGCGATCGTGTCGCTGTACTCCAACAAGTACACCCTGATCGAGCGCGGTGCCGTCGGACTGACGGTGATCTTCGTGCTGATCACCTGCGTGATCGCCTTCGGGCTGCCGTTCACCGAGGTCGGTTACGGACTCGCGGAAGTGCGCACCGGCCTGAGCTTCACGATCCCCGGTGGTGCGGTCGGCGCGGCGATCGCCATGTTCGGGCTCACCGGCGTCACCTCGGACGAGATCACCTACTACACCTACTGGTGCATCGAGAAGGGCTACGCCCGCTGGGTGGGACCCAACGACGGCAGTCCCGAGTGGCGCGAGCGCGCCAGGGGCTGGATCAGGGTGATGTACCGGGACGCCCTGCTGTCCTGGCTCGTCTACACGGTCGGCACGATGGCGTTCTTCATCATGGGCGCGGCCGTGCTGCATCCGGCCGGGCTGGTGCCCGAGGGCAACGACATGATCACCACGCTGTCCCACACCTACACCGCGACGCTGGGCGAGTGGGCGAGCACGGCTTATCTGCTGGGCGCGGTGGCGGTGCTGGGTTCCACGCTGTGGGCGGCCCTTCCGAGCTGGACCCGTGTCGCCGCGAACGCGGTCTCCGTCTGCGGCGGGTTCGACTGGCGCGACACCGCGCGCCGCACGTGGTGGATGCGCGTGTTCACCGTCGTGTTCCCGATCACCTGGGGAGCCGCTTACCTGTACTTCAGCTCCCCGGTATTCATGGTCCAGACCGGTGGTTTCATCGGAGGGGTCTTCCTGATCGCGGTGACCGTGGCCACCTGGTACCTGCGCAGGAACGAGGTGGACGAGGGCCTGCGGGGTGGCAGGTGGTTCTCGGTGGCCCTGACGGTCAGCAGCCTGCTCATCGTCGGGCTCGGCGTCTACACGGCGATCGGCGTTTTCGGAGGTGCGAGCTGA
- a CDS encoding GntR family transcriptional regulator: MRSRSNSTRTSRDLATAEVRRRILDLTLEPGSGIAENELAAELSVSRTPVREALILLSNDGLVEIYPQVGTFVSRIDPTAVADAQFIREALELASFRELTRTIERPQLHKLRDNLEQQQLAVNARDVDRFFELDETLHATMLRLADHEAAWDVVSSAKAHLDRARRACLPIADTLERMLEQHTEIVDRLESGPPEAAEEALRSHLREVFHDIDAVKARAPEYFTNGPTRPVRKAYLA; encoded by the coding sequence ATGCGCTCACGAAGCAACAGCACGAGGACCTCACGCGACCTGGCCACGGCCGAGGTGCGGCGCCGCATCCTCGATCTGACTCTCGAACCGGGTAGTGGTATCGCGGAGAACGAGCTGGCCGCCGAACTGAGCGTGAGCCGCACACCCGTCCGCGAGGCGCTCATCCTGCTCTCCAACGACGGCCTGGTGGAAATCTACCCCCAAGTGGGCACCTTCGTCTCCCGGATCGACCCGACAGCGGTGGCCGACGCGCAGTTCATCCGCGAAGCGCTGGAACTGGCCTCCTTCCGCGAACTGACCCGGACCATCGAACGGCCCCAGTTGCACAAGCTCCGGGACAACCTCGAACAGCAGCAGCTGGCCGTGAACGCGCGGGACGTCGACCGGTTCTTCGAGCTGGACGAGACGCTGCACGCCACGATGCTGCGGCTGGCCGATCACGAGGCCGCCTGGGACGTGGTCAGCTCGGCCAAGGCGCACCTCGACCGAGCTCGTCGGGCGTGCCTGCCCATCGCCGACACCCTGGAGCGGATGCTGGAGCAACACACGGAGATCGTCGACCGCCTCGAATCCGGACCCCCTGAAGCAGCGGAAGAGGCGCTGCGCTCGCACCTTCGCGAGGTCTTCCACGACATCGACGCGGTCAAGGCGCGAGCACCCGAGTACTTCACCAACGGACCCACCCGCCCCGTGCGCAAGGCCTACCTCGCTTAG
- a CDS encoding NADP-dependent oxidoreductase, producing the protein MRAIQFSDYGSSEVLKLVEVGIPDPGPGQVRVAVRVAGVNPLDWKLRSGVMTELSLPRRPGLELAGVVDAVGESASFEVGDEVFGWAETGSYAEYALGSLVAHKPAEMSWRDAAALPVAGATALRVLRQLDLRAGEVLLLHGASGAVGRFATQLAVDLGATVIGTAGEQRFEDLRSLGATPVAYGAGLVERVREITSRVDAVFDAAGQNVLPDSVKLRGTTDRVVTIADPRASELGVTFSSGGSGERSSELLDEVAERVVAGKLSLRHARAYPLSEAAAAQDDSETGHSGGKITLDVV; encoded by the coding sequence ATGCGCGCCATCCAGTTCTCCGACTACGGGTCTTCGGAAGTGTTGAAGCTCGTGGAGGTGGGCATTCCGGATCCGGGCCCGGGGCAGGTCCGCGTCGCCGTGCGCGTGGCCGGGGTCAACCCGCTGGACTGGAAACTGCGCAGCGGTGTGATGACCGAGCTCTCCCTGCCGCGGCGCCCCGGCCTGGAGTTGGCCGGTGTGGTCGACGCGGTGGGGGAGTCCGCCTCGTTCGAGGTGGGGGACGAGGTGTTCGGGTGGGCCGAGACCGGTTCCTACGCCGAGTACGCCCTGGGCTCGCTGGTGGCCCACAAACCGGCCGAGATGTCGTGGCGGGACGCCGCGGCCCTGCCGGTGGCGGGGGCGACCGCGCTGCGGGTGCTGCGGCAGCTGGACCTCCGCGCGGGCGAGGTGCTGCTGCTGCACGGGGCCAGCGGGGCGGTCGGCCGGTTCGCCACGCAGCTCGCCGTGGATCTGGGGGCGACGGTGATCGGCACGGCCGGTGAGCAGCGTTTCGAGGATCTCCGTTCGCTGGGGGCCACGCCGGTGGCCTATGGAGCGGGCCTGGTCGAGCGGGTACGGGAGATCACTTCTCGGGTGGATGCGGTGTTCGACGCGGCGGGGCAGAACGTGCTGCCGGATTCGGTGAAGCTGCGCGGCACCACCGACCGGGTCGTCACCATCGCCGATCCGCGGGCTTCCGAGCTGGGGGTGACCTTCTCGAGCGGGGGCTCCGGGGAGCGGAGTTCGGAGCTGTTGGACGAGGTCGCCGAGCGCGTCGTCGCGGGGAAGCTGAGCCTGCGGCACGCGCGGGCGTATCCGTTGAGCGAGGCGGCCGCGGCCCAGGACGACAGCGAGACCGGCCACAGCGGCGGCAAGATCACCCTCGACGTGGTGTGA
- a CDS encoding RNA polymerase-binding protein RbpA: MTGGNAIRGMRLGSGTISGDVERGESAPRQRVEYWCDNGHRVDPSFAVDARVPEIWECTQCGLPAGRDRENPPSPKRNEPYKSHLSYVKERRSDADGMELLDEALSRLRDRRGRSER, translated from the coding sequence ATGACTGGCGGTAATGCGATACGTGGTATGCGACTCGGCTCCGGAACGATCAGCGGTGACGTGGAGCGGGGGGAGTCGGCACCCCGCCAGCGGGTGGAGTACTGGTGCGACAACGGGCACCGGGTGGATCCCTCCTTCGCCGTGGATGCGCGGGTCCCCGAGATCTGGGAGTGCACGCAGTGCGGTCTTCCGGCGGGGCGTGACAGGGAGAATCCGCCTTCACCGAAGCGCAACGAGCCGTACAAGAGCCATCTCTCCTATGTGAAGGAACGGCGCAGTGACGCCGACGGGATGGAACTGCTGGACGAAGCGTTGAGCAGGTTGCGGGATCGGCGCGGTCGGTCCGAGCGGTGA
- the secG gene encoding preprotein translocase subunit SecG, with product MTLLLQIMVLLTSIMLVLLVLLHRAKGGGLSSLFGGGVQSNLAGSSVAEKNLDRMTLFVIALWVISIIGTGLLIKMSA from the coding sequence ATGACACTTTTGCTGCAGATCATGGTCCTGCTGACCAGCATCATGCTGGTACTGCTCGTGCTGCTGCACCGTGCGAAGGGCGGCGGGCTCTCCTCGCTGTTCGGCGGCGGTGTGCAGTCCAACCTCGCCGGGTCCAGTGTCGCGGAGAAGAACCTGGACAGGATGACGTTGTTCGTCATCGCGCTGTGGGTGATCTCGATCATAGGAACCGGGCTGTTGATCAAGATGAGCGCCTGA
- the tpiA gene encoding triose-phosphate isomerase has protein sequence MSRQPLLAGNWKMNLNHLEAIALVQKIAFALPEKYFDKVEVAVLPPFTDLRSVQTLIDGDKLLLRHGAQDVSPHDSGAYTGDVSAPMLAKLGCDYVVTGHSERREHHGETDETVNRKTRAVLKHEMTPILCVGEPLDVRESGDHVRHCTTQLIEGLKGLKQEQVARAVLAYEPVWAIGTGKVATSEDAQEVCAALRGALTDKYGSEIAEQVRILYGGSVKSSNISELLGQGDVDGALVGGASLNGDEFAKMSAMAAGGPLP, from the coding sequence ATGTCCAGGCAACCGTTGCTGGCGGGCAACTGGAAGATGAACCTCAACCACCTCGAGGCGATCGCTCTGGTGCAGAAGATCGCCTTCGCCCTGCCGGAGAAGTACTTCGACAAGGTCGAGGTGGCCGTGCTGCCCCCCTTCACCGACCTGCGCAGCGTGCAGACCCTGATCGACGGGGACAAGCTGCTGCTCCGCCACGGGGCCCAGGACGTCTCGCCGCACGACTCGGGGGCCTACACCGGCGACGTTTCCGCCCCGATGCTGGCCAAGCTCGGCTGCGACTACGTCGTCACGGGCCACTCCGAGCGCCGTGAGCACCACGGTGAGACCGACGAGACCGTCAACCGGAAGACGCGGGCCGTGCTCAAGCACGAGATGACTCCGATCCTGTGCGTGGGCGAGCCGCTCGACGTCCGCGAATCCGGCGACCACGTGCGGCACTGCACGACCCAGCTCATCGAGGGCCTGAAGGGGCTCAAGCAGGAGCAGGTCGCGCGCGCCGTGCTCGCCTACGAGCCGGTTTGGGCCATCGGAACCGGCAAGGTGGCCACCTCCGAGGACGCCCAGGAGGTCTGCGCGGCGCTGCGGGGCGCTCTGACGGACAAGTACGGTTCGGAGATCGCCGAGCAGGTCCGTATCCTGTACGGGGGTTCGGTCAAGTCCAGCAACATCTCCGAGCTGCTGGGCCAGGGTGATGTGGACGGTGCCCTGGTCGGCGGTGCGAGTCTCAACGGCGACGAGTTCGCCAAGATGAGCGCTATGGCAGCGGGTGGACCCCTGCCGTGA
- a CDS encoding phosphoglycerate kinase, which yields MKNLDDLLGEGVQGRNVLVRADLNVPLDGETITDDGRVRAALPTIEKLISAGARVVLAAHLGRPEGAPDTRYSLAPVTRRLGELLGSEVALADDVVGDSAHEVVGGLADGRVAMLQNVRFDPRETSKDDAERGELADALVEVVGDSAAFVSDGFGVVHRKQASVYDLATKLPCYAGGLVLDEVEVLRTLTGDPQRPYVVLLGGSKVSDKIEVINALLPKVDRLVIGGGMAYTFLAALGNSVGDSLLQQDQIATTKQLLDEHGDKLVLPVDVVVADRFADDANTQVVPSDAIPRGWQGLDIGPRTVERYTEILGSASTVFWNGPTGVFEFSNFAEGTRGVAKAIADSDAFSVVGGGDSAAAVRTLGLDEQRFSHISTGGGASLEFLEGKKLPGVAVLEGEV from the coding sequence GTGAAGAATCTCGACGACCTGTTGGGCGAGGGGGTTCAGGGCAGGAACGTACTGGTGCGTGCCGACCTGAACGTCCCGCTGGACGGCGAAACCATCACCGACGACGGCAGGGTGCGTGCCGCGCTCCCGACGATCGAGAAGCTGATCTCGGCCGGGGCGCGCGTGGTGCTCGCCGCGCACCTGGGCAGGCCGGAGGGTGCGCCGGACACCCGCTATTCGCTCGCCCCGGTGACGCGCAGGCTCGGTGAGCTGCTCGGCTCCGAGGTCGCGCTGGCCGACGACGTGGTCGGCGACTCGGCGCACGAGGTCGTGGGCGGGCTGGCCGACGGCCGGGTCGCAATGCTGCAGAACGTGCGTTTCGACCCGCGGGAGACCAGCAAGGACGACGCGGAGCGGGGCGAGCTGGCCGACGCTCTCGTCGAGGTGGTCGGGGACTCGGCCGCCTTCGTCTCGGACGGCTTCGGCGTGGTCCACCGCAAGCAGGCCTCGGTTTACGATCTGGCGACCAAGCTGCCCTGCTACGCGGGTGGACTGGTGCTCGACGAGGTCGAGGTGCTGCGGACGCTGACCGGCGATCCGCAGCGGCCCTACGTCGTGCTGCTCGGCGGTTCCAAGGTCTCGGACAAGATCGAGGTCATCAACGCCCTGCTGCCGAAGGTGGACAGGCTCGTCATCGGCGGCGGCATGGCCTACACCTTCCTCGCCGCGCTGGGCAACTCCGTGGGTGATTCGTTGCTGCAGCAGGACCAGATCGCCACCACCAAGCAGTTGCTGGACGAGCACGGCGACAAGCTGGTGCTGCCGGTGGACGTGGTGGTCGCCGACCGCTTCGCCGACGACGCGAACACCCAGGTGGTCCCGTCCGACGCCATCCCGCGGGGCTGGCAGGGGCTGGACATCGGTCCGCGCACCGTCGAGCGCTACACCGAGATCCTCGGTTCGGCGAGCACCGTGTTCTGGAACGGCCCGACCGGCGTGTTCGAGTTCTCGAACTTCGCCGAGGGCACCCGCGGGGTGGCCAAGGCTATCGCCGACTCCGACGCGTTCAGCGTCGTCGGCGGCGGTGACTCCGCGGCCGCCGTCCGCACGCTCGGGTTGGACGAGCAGCGGTTCTCGCACATCTCCACCGGGGGCGGGGCTTCGCTGGAGTTCCTCGAGGGCAAGAAGCTGCCCGGTGTGGCCGTACTGGAAGGCGAGGTCTGA